From the genome of Candidatus Methylomirabilota bacterium, one region includes:
- the hpnH gene encoding adenosyl-hopene transferase HpnH: protein MSVPISQMATVTGYVVKQKLRGRTRYPLVLMLEPLFRCNLACAGCGKIQYPAQILKKHLTVEQCLRAVEECGAPIVSIPGGEPLMYPDIDKLVVELVKRRKYIYLCTNAILLKEKLDLFTPSKYLTFSVHMDGLREEHDDAVCRDGVFDQAVDGIKAALQRGFRVTTNTTLFDGTSPLRMREFFDEMMTLGVEGMMLSPGYSYSKAPDQEHFLRESRTHQLFSEMLSNPKRRWKFNQSPLFLRFLMGKKDYECTPWGNPTFNMFGWQRPCYLLQEGYAASFQELMDNTRWENYGKKSGNDKCRDCMVHCGYEATAVDHTFSSWKGFAETVAVTLTGKL, encoded by the coding sequence ATGAGCGTCCCGATTTCCCAGATGGCCACGGTTACGGGGTATGTCGTCAAGCAGAAGCTCCGGGGCCGCACGCGATATCCCCTCGTGCTGATGCTCGAGCCCCTCTTCCGGTGCAACCTCGCGTGCGCCGGCTGCGGCAAGATCCAGTACCCTGCGCAGATCCTCAAGAAGCATCTCACCGTCGAGCAATGTCTGCGGGCCGTGGAAGAGTGCGGCGCGCCCATCGTGAGCATTCCGGGGGGCGAGCCCCTCATGTATCCCGACATCGACAAGCTGGTCGTCGAGCTCGTCAAGCGCCGGAAGTACATTTACCTCTGCACCAACGCCATCCTCCTCAAGGAGAAGCTCGATCTCTTCACCCCGTCCAAGTACCTGACCTTCAGCGTGCACATGGACGGCCTGCGCGAGGAGCACGACGATGCGGTGTGCCGCGACGGCGTCTTCGATCAGGCGGTGGACGGGATCAAAGCGGCCCTCCAGCGCGGCTTCCGGGTGACCACGAACACCACGCTCTTCGACGGCACCTCGCCCCTCCGGATGCGCGAGTTCTTTGACGAGATGATGACGCTCGGGGTGGAGGGGATGATGCTCTCGCCCGGGTACAGCTATTCCAAGGCGCCGGACCAGGAGCATTTCCTCCGGGAGTCCCGCACCCACCAGCTCTTCAGCGAGATGCTCTCGAATCCGAAGCGGCGCTGGAAGTTCAACCAGTCTCCGCTCTTCCTGCGCTTCCTCATGGGCAAGAAGGATTACGAGTGCACGCCCTGGGGCAATCCCACGTTTAACATGTTCGGCTGGCAGCGCCCGTGCTACCTCCTCCAGGAAGGCTATGCCGCGAGCTTCCAGGAGCTGATGGACAACACACGGTGGGAGAACTACGGCAAGAAGAGCGGAAACGACAAGTGCCGCGACTGCATGGTCCACTGCGGATACGAGGCAACGGCCGTCGACCACACGTTCAGCTCCTGGAAGGGTTTCGCGGAGACGGTGGCCGTCACCCTCACGGGCAAGCTGTAA